The following are encoded in a window of Haloarcula halophila genomic DNA:
- a CDS encoding rhomboid family intramembrane serine protease: protein MSECDACGKSESMPYQCGHCGGTYCSEHRLPEAHDCPGLENWNDPQAVFESGFDDSVNNPGRQQSAGLADRLGIDTGPGGVFGYFRGNMTYVFLAAMAITFVLEHIVGRLVLGISNPLFYSRSELWQSIFVLHPDNPAYVWTWVTSIFSHDPSGFFHILGNGIIIYFFGRIVERQLGSKRFTVFFLASGALAGLGQVGLQYIQSGGGYGVLGASGAALAILAFLTVLNPDLRVLLYFLIPVPIWAITGFYLLLSVLGTFAPGTGGLLGGNIAHAAHLIGLGIGLWYGNRIKGQTSVPQQLQVGRGGGPGGPGGPGGPGRRRP, encoded by the coding sequence ATGTCGGAGTGCGACGCCTGTGGCAAGTCAGAGAGTATGCCCTATCAGTGTGGGCACTGTGGCGGGACCTACTGTTCGGAGCACCGGCTCCCCGAGGCCCACGACTGCCCCGGCCTGGAGAACTGGAACGATCCGCAGGCGGTCTTCGAGAGCGGGTTCGACGACAGCGTGAACAACCCCGGCCGCCAGCAATCGGCCGGTCTCGCCGACAGGCTCGGGATCGATACCGGCCCCGGCGGCGTGTTCGGCTACTTCCGCGGGAACATGACCTACGTGTTCCTCGCGGCGATGGCGATCACGTTCGTCCTCGAACACATCGTCGGGCGGCTCGTCCTGGGCATCTCGAACCCCCTCTTCTACTCCCGGTCGGAGCTGTGGCAGTCGATCTTCGTCCTCCACCCGGACAACCCTGCATACGTCTGGACGTGGGTAACGTCGATCTTCTCGCACGACCCCTCGGGCTTCTTCCACATCCTCGGGAACGGTATCATCATCTACTTCTTCGGCCGCATCGTCGAGCGACAGCTCGGGTCGAAACGGTTCACGGTCTTCTTCCTCGCTTCCGGCGCGCTCGCGGGACTGGGACAGGTCGGGCTCCAGTATATCCAGTCCGGTGGGGGCTACGGCGTCCTCGGGGCAAGCGGCGCTGCACTGGCGATTCTCGCCTTCCTCACCGTCTTGAACCCCGACCTACGTGTCCTGCTGTATTTCCTGATCCCGGTCCCGATCTGGGCGATTACGGGCTTCTATCTGTTGCTCAGTGTCCTGGGAACGTTCGCACCGGGGACCGGCGGGTTACTCGGCGGGAACATCGCACACGCCGCTCACCTCATCGGCCTCGGGATCGGGCTCTGGTACGGGAACCGGATCAAGGGCCAGACGAGCGTCCCACAGCAACTCCAGGTGGGCCGTGGCGGCGGCCCGGGCGGTCCAGGTGGTCCCGGCGGGCCTGGACGCCGGCGGCCGTGA
- a CDS encoding zinc-dependent alcohol dehydrogenase family protein, translating into MRAARYHGPGEISIDEVPDPTIESPTDAVVRVTHTAVCGSDLWFYRGESDREEGSRVGHEPMGIVEEVGEEVRHVQPGDRVFAPFSISCGSCEYCRKGLHTSCKNGGFWGSTTDGAQGEQIRVPQANGTLVRVPDRYADDQDVLKSVLPLTDVMCTGHHAAVSAGVEAGSTCAVVGDGAVGLCAVLAARRLGANRIVALGHHEDRLEIAESFGATDTISARGEAAVEELRALTAGGVDHAIECVGMGAAMETAIDIARPGGTVGYVGVPNGVEDGDLVDSLFGKNVTLAGGIAPVRAYVDDLLEDVLQGTLDPSPVFTKTVDLEGVPEGYRAMDEREAIKVFVDLT; encoded by the coding sequence ATGCGCGCTGCCCGCTATCACGGCCCGGGAGAGATCAGCATCGACGAGGTGCCGGACCCGACCATCGAATCGCCGACCGACGCCGTCGTCCGGGTGACACACACGGCAGTGTGTGGCTCGGACCTGTGGTTCTACCGCGGCGAAAGCGACCGCGAGGAGGGCTCTCGCGTGGGTCACGAGCCCATGGGAATCGTCGAAGAAGTCGGCGAGGAGGTCCGCCACGTCCAGCCCGGCGACCGAGTGTTCGCCCCCTTCTCGATCAGCTGTGGCTCCTGTGAGTACTGCCGGAAGGGGCTACACACCTCCTGTAAGAACGGCGGGTTCTGGGGGAGTACGACCGACGGCGCACAGGGCGAACAGATCCGTGTTCCACAGGCCAACGGGACGCTCGTCCGGGTCCCCGACCGGTACGCCGACGACCAGGACGTGCTGAAGTCGGTCCTCCCGCTGACGGACGTGATGTGTACCGGCCACCACGCGGCGGTCAGCGCCGGCGTCGAGGCCGGCAGCACGTGTGCGGTCGTCGGCGACGGCGCGGTCGGGCTCTGTGCCGTGCTGGCAGCCAGACGACTGGGAGCGAACCGCATCGTCGCGCTGGGCCACCACGAGGACCGCCTGGAGATCGCGGAATCCTTCGGCGCGACGGACACCATCTCCGCTCGGGGCGAGGCTGCCGTCGAGGAACTACGGGCGCTCACCGCCGGCGGCGTCGACCACGCCATAGAGTGTGTCGGCATGGGCGCGGCCATGGAGACCGCGATCGACATCGCCCGGCCGGGCGGGACCGTCGGCTACGTCGGCGTCCCCAACGGGGTCGAGGACGGCGACCTCGTCGATTCGCTGTTCGGAAAGAACGTCACGCTCGCCGGCGGTATCGCCCCGGTTCGCGCCTACGTCGACGACCTGCTGGAGGACGTCCTCCAGGGGACGCTCGATCCCTCACCGGTGTTTACGAAGACCGTCGATCTCGAAGGTGTTCCCGAGGGATACCGCGCGATGGACGAGCGGGAGGCGATCAAGGTGTTCGTCGATCTGACCTGA